The window GCAGGGTGTACGAGTTGACGGCGTCGCCGAGCTCCATCCCGCGCTGGATCATCCCGATCGCGATGCCGCCGACGACGTTGATGACGATGATCAGGATGCCCGCGATCGCATCGCCCTTGACGAACTTCGAGGCGCCGTCCATCGCGCCGTAGAAGTCGGCCTCCGCCGAGACCTCCGCGCGACGGGCCCGCGCCTGCTCCTCCGTGATGAGCCCGGCGTTGAGGTCGGCGTCGATCGCCATCTGCTTGCCCGGCATCGCGTCGAGGGTGAAGCGGGCGCCCACCTCGGCGACGCGCTCCGCACCCTTGGTGACGACGATGAACTGGATGACCACCAGGATGAGGAACACGACCGCGCCGATGATGATCGACCCGCCGACCGCGACGTGCCCGAACGCCTGGATGACCTGGCCGGCGAACCCGTCGCCCAGCACCAGACGCGTGGAGGCGACGTTGAGTCCCAGCCGGAACAGCGTCGCGACCAGCAGCAGCGAGGGGAACACCGAGAAGTCGAGCGGCTTCTTGACGAACATCGTGGTGAGCAGGATGACCAGCGCCAGCATGATGTTGACGATGATGAGCAGGTCGAGCAGCCACGACGGCACGGGCACGACCAGCAGCATGATGATGCCGACCACCCCGATCGGCACGGCCAGTTTGGCGGCGAGGCCCTTGTTCGGCTTCATGACAGCCCTCCCTGCAGCTGGGGTCGCATCGTGTGGAATCCGGCCGCCGACCCGCGCTGCTTCAGCGACATGACGAACGCGAGCACACGGGCGACGGAGTTGTAGAGCTCGACCGGGATCTCGTCGCCGATCTGGCATCCGGCGTGCAGCGCCCGGGCGAGCGGGATGTCCTTGACGATCGGCACGCGCTCCTCCTCGGCCTTCTCGCGGATGCGCAGGGCGATGGCTCCCGCACCCTTCGCGACGACGCGCGGGGCGGACTTGCCCGGCTCGTACTTCACCGCCACCGCGATGTGCGTGGGGTTCACGAGCACCACATCCGCCCCTCCGATCGCCGCGATCATGCGGTTGCGGCTCATCGCCAGCTGGCGCGAGCGGCGCTGCGAGCGCACCAGCGGGTCGCCCTCGGTGTTCTTGTTCTCGTCCCGCAGCTCCTGCTTGCTCATGCGGGTGTGCTTGCGGTTGCGCCGCATGACGACCAGCACGTCCAGCCCGGCGAGCACGAGCCCGGCGCCGACCGCCGCCTGCAGGAGGCCGGCCGTGCCGCCGGACGCGGCCGAGAGCAGCGAGGCGAGAGGCATCGAGCCGGAGGTCAGCAGCACCGGCATGAGGCCCTGCACGACGAGGAACAGCCCGATCGCGACGACCGCGGACTTCAGCAGCGTCTTCGCGCCCTCCCAGAGCGCGCGCATCCCGAACACCCGCCCGATGCCCTGCACCAGGTTGAACTGCTCGTACTTGCCCTCGAGCTTCTTGAAGTGGATGCCGCCCTGCACCGCCGCGGCGCCGACGACCGCCAGCGCGCCCACCGCAAGCAGCGGTCCGATCGTCGCCATGATGCTGCCCAGGCCGTCGCCGAGCGCCGCGAGCGCCTTGGCCGGGTCGGGGCTCTCGATCACGGAGCGCACCGAGAACAGCTGGTCGATCGCCGCCGTGGACCCCGTCTGCATCGTGAACGGCAGCATCACCGCGGCGGCGCCGACGCCCACCCAGGCGGTGAGGTCCGTCGACTTGCCGAGGCGGCCCTTGGAGCGGGCCTCCTTCATCCGCTTGTCGGTCGCCTTCTCGGTGCGTTCCTGCGCGTCGCTCATCGGCCCACCCCCAGCATGATCTTGACGGCGGTGTCGGTGAGGCCCGAGACGACGCCGGGGAGCGCGACGAAGACGATGGCCGAGAGCACCACGGTGAGCATGATCTTCAGAGGGAAGCCGAGCGAGAAGGCGTTCAGCGCTGGGGCGACCCGGGTCAGGAGGCCGAGGCCCACGTCGGCGAGGAAGAGCACGACGATCAGCGGACCGGCGATCTGGAGGGCCGCCAGGAACATCTGCGTCACGCCGGTGACCATCTCCTTCGCCGGGTCGGCCATGCTCAGGCCGGTCGCGAGCGGGATGGCGTCGAAGGTGCGAATGAGACCGCCGATGATGAGCTGGTAACCGCCCGAGGCGAACAGCAGCGCCAAGGCGGTGAGCTGGAACATCCGGGTGAACTGCGCCCCGTTGATCATCGACTGCGGGTCGAACGCCTGCGCGAGCTGGAACCCGCCGAACAGGTCGATCAGGCTGCCGGCGGACTGGATGGCCGCGAAGACCAGGAAGACCAGGAACCCGAGCGTCGCGCCGACCGCGAGCTCCCGGATCATGTCCAACAGGAACGCCCCGGTGTCGCCGGACCGGTATCCCGCGCCGACCCGAGGCGCGACCGCGACCGCCAGGCCGATGGCGAGCATCCCCTTCACCTGCGCCGGGAACCCGTTGTACGAGAAGGGCGGCGCGATGACGAGGAACGCCACCATCCGCAGGGAGGCGAGCGCGATCGCCTCGATGGCGGCCAGGTCGATGGGGATGTTCATCAGCCGTGACCCAGCAGTTGCGGCAGCTTCTCGAAGAGGACGTGCGTGAAGGAGACGAGCTCGGAGATCATCCACTGGCCGCAGATGATCAGGGCGACGGCGACCGCGGCGGCCTTGGGCACGAACGAGAGCGTGACCTCCTGGATCTGCGTGATCGACTGCACCAGCGAGATGGCGAAGCCGACGACCAAGGCGGTGATCACGATCGGTGCGGCCAGCTTGGCCGTCACCAGGAGCCCCTGCATGGCGATGTCGAGGACCGCGTTCGGGTTCATCCGCCGCCTCCGTAGCTCGTGATGAGGCTCGTGATGATCAGTCCCCAGCCGTCGACCAGCACGAAGAGCAGGATCTTGAACGGCAGGGAGATCATCACCGGCGGGAGCATCATCATGCCCATCGACATCAGGGCGGCGGAGACGACCATGTCGATGACGAGGAACGGCACGAAGATGACGAAGCCGATGATGAAGGCCGCCCGCAGCTCGGAGATCATGAAGGCCGGGATGAGCGTCAGCAGCGGCACCGAGCTCATGTCCTTCGGGTTCGCCCGGCCCGCGGCGCGGGTCATCAGCGCGATGTCCTCCTCGCGCGTGTGCGACGCCATGAAGTGGCGGAGCGGCGCCTCGGCGGCGTGCGTCGCGGCCGTGAAGTCGATGTGGCCGGCGAGGTAGGGCTGCACGGCCGTGTTGTTGATGTCGACCAGCACCGGGCTCATGATGAACAGGCTCAGGAACAGGGCGAGACCGGCGAGCACCTGGTTCGGCGGGATGGACGGCAGCGCCAGCGCGTTCCGGGTGATCGCGAGCACCACGAAGATCTTGGTGAACGACGACATCATCAGCAGCAGGGCCGGAGCGACCGACAGCACGGTGATGCCGACGAGGGTCAGGATGGCCGCGCTCGGCGTGCCGTTCGGCCCGTTGATGTCGAGGGTGAGGCCGCCGCTGCCGCCCGACGGACCGGACGGACCGGAGGGAGTGGGAACCGGGGTCGGGACCGCGTGCGCGGCGTTCGCGCCCAGCAGGACGATGGCGACGGCGATCAGCGCGACCAGCACGCCGGCCAGCGCGAGACGGGGCAGCCGCCCGGCGCGCGCCGACACCCCCGGCGCCGTCACTCCCGGCGTCACTGCGCGCGCCCTCACTTCTTGGGGCGCACCGCCGAACTCGCCTGCCGCCATGTAGCCGGGGACAGGATCGAGCCTTTGAGTGCCTCGTCGAAGAGCGAGGCGCGTCCCTGCGCCGTGAGGAAGTCGGCATCCTGCCTGGTGGTCGTGGTGGTGCGGGTGGAGCTGGTGGTCCCGGTCGCCGCCAGGACCTCGTCATCCGAGTGCGTCTCGGCGTCCGCATCGCGGACGGGCTTGAGCGGGGTGACGTCCGCATCCTGCGGACGGTCGGAGGTGTGGAGCACGGAGACCTGGCGCTCGGTGACGCCGAGCACGAAGCGGTTGCCGTCCACATCCACGACGACGACCGACGCCTTCGCGCCGATCCCCTGCCGACCGACGACCGTGACCGCGTTGCCGCGGCGCCGGCGGGCCGTCGTGCGTCCCTTGCTCACGCGACGCTGCACGAACCACAGCAGCGCCACGATGACACCCAGCACGACGAGCACGCGCAGGGCGATGAACAGGGTCTCCACGCCCCCCTCTATCGGCCGGCCTCCCCGCTCCGTTAGCGCCTCCCGTCGCCTGCGCCCCTCGTCTTTCGTCGAGGTGCACGTCGTTGCGCGCGACACGCCGCGTGAGGGCACAACAAGGTGCACCTCGGCGAGATGGATGGGCGGACGGGGGGAGACCGGAGGGGACCCGACCGGGTCAGTCGAGGTCTTCGGCGGTGTCCAGGATCTTCGTGATGCGGACCGCGTAGTCCTGGTCGACCACGACGATCTCGCCGTGCGCGATCAGGCGACCGTTGAGCAGCACGTCCGCGGGCGACCCCGCCGAGCGGTCCAGCTCGATGACGGCGCCCGGCTCCATCGCCAGCACGTCGCGCACCGCCATGCGGGTGCGCCCGATCTCGACGGTGAGGGCCATCTCGACGTTGCTGATGCGCGCCAGCTTGCCGCCGAGCACGCCCGAGCCCGAGCGCTCGGCGACGGAGGCGCGGCCGCGCACCGCGAACCAGCCTGCGACGCCGGCCGGGCCGTTCAGGGCGAAGACGGTCGTGTGGGGGTCGGTGAACAGTTCCGCGGCGTCCTCCGCGCGGGCGTCGTCGAGCACACCGGCGCCGAACGTGTCGCTGGCCGCCTCGAGGGCCGGCTGCAGCACATCCTGCAGCGCCACGACGGGCGAGCCGTCCGCGCCCTCGTCCACCAGGTGCGGCGCCTCCAGCAGCACGACAGCGACATCGGCCGAGACCGCGCCGACGAACGTCGCGACGACCGCCTGCGCGCCGGCCGGCACGTCCGAGGCCTGCGTGAGCAGAGGCGTGAGCGGCATCCCGGTCGGGAGGACGCGGGCGACCGCGTCGGCGGCGGCCTGCGCCTGACCCAGGGAGAGTCCGGTGGAGGAGACGGTGCTGGTCATGCTCATGGTTCAGTCCTCTGTGTCGATGATCACGCAGGCGAGACGGGAGCCGCTCGAGCCGAGGCCGGCCGAGGCGACGGTCTGTCCGCCGACGGTGAGGTCGAAGGGTCGGTGCTGCGGGTGCGGCAGCGGAAGGAGGTCGCCGACGGACAGGCCGAGCACGACGCTCGGGCGGACCGTCGCGGGGGTGAGGCGCAGGGACACGTCGACCGGGACGCGCGCGAGCTGTGCATCCACCAGCTCCCGGGCGTTCTCGGTGCTGTGCGTTGGGTTCGTCTCGCCGAGCTGGGGCAGCACGGCCACCGCGGGGAGCGCGACCGTGGCACGGGCGACGTTCTCGCCCACGCGGAGCTCGAAGCCGGCCACGATCATCAGCTCGCTGGTGGCCGCCGCCTGCGCGAACTGGGAGTTGTACTGGATGGCGTCCACCGCGATCTGCGCGACCAGGATGGACCCCAGCGAGTACCGGAGGTCCTCCAGCGCGTCGTCCATCAGCCGCCGTACCAGCGCGTGCTCGATCTGGGTGAAGGTGCGCTCGTGGTCGACCGGGGTGCCCTGGCCGCCCAGCATCGCGTTCACCCAGGAGAGCGCCGCGACCGTGGGGAACTGGATGACCGCCTTCGGGGCGATGCCCTCCAGCTCGCACAGCACCATCGCGGTGGTCGCGGGCAGCGACGCCGCGTACTCGTCGTACGTCTGCATCTGCACGCTGTCGCACTCCACCTGGCTGAGCACGCGCACCTTCGCCGTCAGCTGGGTGCCCCACTGCCGCGCGAACGTCTCGAACGCCAGCTCGAGCACACGCGAGTGCTCGCGTGCGAGGGTCGTCGGCCGCCGGAAGTCGTAGACCGGCGCCTCGGGCGCATCCGGTGCCGGGGCCTGCAGAGTGGTCACGGAGCCGACTATCGGCCGCGTTACCGATCCCGTTAGGCGCGCGGCGTCCCCCTAACGACGGACCGTTCCGGACCGATAGTGCCCTCGTGACGGCTCACCCGGAGCCGAGACCAGGATTCGCGCCCATGATCGTCGTCACCCGATTGAACGACAGCCAGTTTGCGGTCAACCCCGACCTCATCGAGCGCATCCACGCCAGTCCGGACACCACTCTCGTCATGGTCGACGGGGCGAAGTTCATCGTCACCGAGACCCTGTCCGAAGTGATCGAGAAGATCGCCGCGTACCGGGCGCGTGTGATCGCCCTCGCCCACGACCTCCCCGCCGCCGGCCCGCGCCCCGTGCCCGCGCCGCCGCTGGGGCTCGTGACGCTGACCGGCCTGGAAGACGACGACACGGTTCAGGCTCACCCCGAGTCCCGCGCCGTCCCCCTGCGAGCAAGGAAGAAGTAATGGACCCGGCAACGATCATCGGCATCGTCCTCGCGTTCGGCGCCGTCGTCGCGATGGTGACGATGGAGGGCGCCCACCTGAGCGCCCTGCTGCTCCCCGCCCCCATGGTGCTGGTCTTCGGGGCGACCATCGCCGTCGGCATCGCCAGCGGCACGATCAAGGACTTCCTGACGGCGTTCAAGGCGCTCCCGCGCGCCCTGCGCGGCAAAGTGGAGCCGCCCCAGCAGGTGATCGACCAGGTCGTCGGCCTCGCGGAGAAGGCGCGCGCCAGCGGCCTCCTCGCCATGGAGCAGGAAGCCGAGGGCGTCGACGACCCCTTCCTGAAGCGCGCCCTGCAGAACATCGCCGACGGCACGGACGGCGACGAGCTGCGCGTGCTGCTGGAGGACGAGATCGCGACGCGCTCCAAGAAGGACCGGGTGGCCGCCAAGTTCTTCAGCGCGATGGGCGGCTACGCCCCGACGATCGGCATCATCGGCACCGTCGTGTCGCTGACCCACGTGCTCGAGAACCTCGCCGAGCCGGGCGAGCTGGGACCGCTGATCGCGAGCGCGTTCGTCGCGACGCTGTGGGGCCTCATGTCGGCCAACTTCCTCTGGCTGCCGCTCGGCGCGCGCCTGCGCCGCCTCTCCGAGCTGGACGTCGAGCGGATGACGCTGCTCATGGAGGGCGTGCTGGCCGTGCAGTCCGGCTCGCAGCCGCGCCTCCTCGGCGAGCGCCTGCGCGCGATGGTGCCGGACGGCGACGCGGACAAGCCGGCGTCGAAGGCCGCCAAGGCGTCGCGCGGCGCGAAGGATCCCGTCGAGGAAGCCGCCTGACATGTCCGCCCGCCGTCGCAAGAAGCACGAGGAGCCCGAGGAGCACGAGAACGAGGAGCGCTGGATGGCCTCCTACATGGACATGGTCACCGTGCTCATGTGCATGTTCATCGTGCTGTTCGCGATGTCGACGGTGGATGCGAAGAAGTTCGAGCAGCTCAAGGACTCGCTGGCGACCGGCTTCGGCCAGGTGAAGACGCAGAAGATCGACACCGCGGCCGGTGTCGTCGTGCCCCCGAAGCACGTCGACGAGTCGGGCAAGTCGACCGACTTCGCGCTGGCGCAGCAGGAGGTGCAGAACCTCCAGCGGCTGAAGGACCAGATCCAGGCCGCCCTCACCCACGACGGGCTGCAGGATGCGGTGGAGCTGAAGATCGACTCCCGCGGCCTGACCATCGGCCTGGTCGGCAACTCCACCTTCTTCGACTCCAACCGGGCCGAGCTCAGCCCCCGCGCGGTCGCCGTGCTGAACGACATCGGCCCGGTGCTCGCGCCCGCCTCCTACGACGTCTCGGTCGAGGGGCACGCCGACCTGCGCCAGCCGGGCGCGCCCTACCCGACCAACTGGGAGCTCTCCGCCGGCCGTGCGACCAGCGTGCTCCGTCACCTGGTGGAGGTGAACGGCTTCCCACAGGCCCGCATCGCGGCGGTCAGCTTCGGCTCGGCCCGTCCGGTCGACGGCTTCACCGGCACGACCGACAACGACCTCGCGCAGAACCGCCGAGTGGATGTGGTGGTGCTGTCCGCACAGCCCGACACCATCCGCAAACTGATCCCCCAGGCGCTGCAGGCCCCGGCCCCCGAGCCCACCACCGCTCCCGCCGCCTCCCGCTGACGCCCTCCCCCACCGTCGAGTACACGAAAAGTGCACGCCATTCGGCCGTTAAGCGTGCAATATTCGTGTACTCGACGGGGTTGAGGCCGGTATGGATCTTCAGATCAGTGATCGCGTCGTCCTCGTCGTGGGCGGCACCGGCTTCATCGGCTCCGCGGTCGTCGACCGCCTCCGCGCCGAGGGCGCGACCGTCGTCGTCGCCTCCCGCAACGCCTCCGCCGACGGGGTCGCACTGGACGCCGCCGACGAGAACTCCGTGCGCCGGGGAGTCGACGAGGTGCTGAAGCGTCACGGACGCATCGACGGCCTCGTCGTGACGGCCGCACCGCCCGCGCAGACCCTCGACCCGGCCCGCAGCTCCGACCCCGAGCAGATCCTGAGCGCGGTCGACGGCAAGGCGCTGTCGTTCCTCCGCGTCGCCCGCGCGGTGATCCCCGCGATGCGCGAGGCCGGCTTCGGCCGGATCGTCGCGATCAGCGGCCAGAACGCCTACATCAGCGGCAACATCACGGCGGTGGTGCGCAACGCATCCACCATCCTGATCGCGAAGAACCTCGCCGACGAGCTGGCCGGGACGGGCGTCGCCGTCAACGTCATCAACCCCGGCCTCGTCACCGAGACCCCCTCCGCCGAGGTCGCGCCGGGGCGAGGCGGGGAGTCGTCCCCCGACCAGATCGCCGACCTGGTCGCCTTCCTCACCTCGCCCCGGTCGGCGGTCGACGGCGAGTCCATCGCCGTCGGCCACCGGATGCTGGGGACGACCCTGCTCTAGCCGAGCGAGACGGCGGTCCAGGAGACCGGCGGCAGCTCGAGGGTGAGGATGCCGTCGGCGAGGGATGCGGTGGGCGTCGGGCGCAGGCCGACACGGTTCTGGTCCTGCATCGTGTTCTTCGCGTAGACGTCGTCGTCCCAGAGGGAGAGCGCCTCGCGCACCGCGGAGACGCCGAGGTCGCGCACGTCGACGCTCACCGTCTGCGTCTCGGTGGTGCTGCGGTTCACGACGAAGAGGGCCGCCGTGCCGTCCGTCTCGTCGACGGTCGCCACCGCATCCACCAGGTCGGCCTCGCCGTAGACCGCGGTCTCGTACTTCCCGGTGCTGATGGTCGGCCGCAGCACCTCGCCGCGCGCCAGCCGGCTCGTCACCGAGAACGGGAAGAACGTCGTCTGGCGCCACGCGTCGCCGCCCGGCTCGGTCATGATCGGCGCGATGACGTTCACCAGCTGCGCGAGGGATGCGCTGGTCACCCGGTCGTGGTTCTTCAGCAGCGTGATCAGCAGGTTGCCGAGCACCACCGCATCCGCGACCGAGTAGACGTCCTCGAGCTGGCGCGGGGCGTACCGCCACTCGTCGTTGACCTCCTCCGACGCCTGGTGCTCGTCGAGGTACCAGATGTTCCACTCGTCGAACGAGATCTGGATGCGCTTGCGGCTCTTCAGCTTGTTGCCCACGTGGTCGGCGGTCGAGACGACGGTGTCGATGAAGTACTGCATGTCCACCGACGACGCGAGGAACGACCCGAGGTCGCCCCCGCGCTCCTGGTAGTACGCGTGCGCCGAGATGAAGTCGACGTGCTCGTAGGAGTGCTCGAGCACGATCCGCTCCCAGTCGCCGAAGGTCGGCATCCCGGATCCGGACGAGCCGCAGACCACGAGCTCGAGGTCCTTGTCGGCCATCTTCATCGCGGCGGCCGTGCGGGCGGCGAGCTTGCCGTAGTCGTCGGCGGTCATGTAGCCCGTCTGCCACGGGCCGTCCATCTCGTTGCCCAGGCACCACATCCGGATGTCGTGCGGCTCCGGCGTCCCGTTGGCGATGCGCTGGTCGCTGAGCGCGGTGCCGGACGGGTGGTTGGCGTACTCGAGCAGGTCGAGGGCCGCCTGGATGCCGCGCGTGCCGAGGTTGACGGCCAGCATCAGCTCCGAGCCGGTGAGCTTCAGCCAGCGCGAGAACTCGTCGAGGCCGACCTGGTTCGACTCCAGCGAGTGCCAGGCGAGGTCGCGGCGGACCGGGCGCTGGTCGCGCGGGCCGACCGAGTCCTCCCAGCGGAAGCCGGAGACGAAGTTGCCGCCGGGGTAGCGGATCGTGCTGGAGCCGAGCTCGCGCACGAGGTCGACGACGTCGAGGCGAAAGCCGTCCTCGTTCGCGGTCGGGTGACCCGGCTCGTAGATGCCGTCGTAGACGCAGCGCCCCAGGTGCTCGACGAACGAGCCGAAGATGCGGCGGTTGAGGGGCGCGACGCGTGCGGCGCGGTCGATGACGATGCGGGTGTCAGACATGGGACTCCAGGGATGCTCGTTTGCGAAAGTCGCGATCTACAACGTTGTAGTACAACGATGTAGACCATAGTGCGCGGGGAAAGCGACCGTGTCAAACGGATTCCCGGTCAGCCCGCCGACGACTCCCGCTGCACCAGCCGGAAGGGCACGGCGATCTCCTCGGGCGCGAACGCTTCGGACGAGCCCTCCATGCGCCGGATCAGCAGATCGACTGCCGTGCGCGCGATCTCCTCCCGCCCCGGGTCGATCGTGGACAGGGTCGGCATCGAGTACTGGGTCTCGTCGACGTTGTCGAATCCGACCACGGCCACGTCCTCCGGGACGCGCAGGCCGGCCTCCTGCAGCGCACGCAAGGCGCCGAGCGCGATCGCGTCGTTGAACGCGACCACCCCGTCGAACGGGGTGCCGGCCGTCAGGAAGTCACGCATCCCCTCGGCACCGTTGCGCCGCAGCCACGTCCCGACCGGGACCACGAGGGACCCGTCGAACGGGATCCCCGCCGCGTCGAGAGCCTGCCGGTAGCCGTCGAGACGCAGCGCGGCCGAGCCGATCTCCTCGCCGGGATGCGCGCCCAGCGCGACGATCCGGCGGCGGCCGCCCGCGATGAGGTGCTCGGTGGCCGCCCGAGCGCCCTCGGTGTTGCGCATGGTGACGTGGTCGCGGGTCCCGTTCACGCTGCGGTCGCCCAGCAGTACCAGGGGGGTGCTGAGCTCGGCGATCAGGTCGGCATCCCCCTGGTCGAGCGTGAGGACGCTGTGGAGCACGCCGTCCACCATCCGGGCGCGCGGCTGGCGCAGCACGTCGATCTCGTGCTGCCGGTCGTCGCCGAACTGCTCGATCAGCACGGCGAGCCCCCGCTCGGCCGCCGCCCGCATCACGGAGTCGGCCAGCTCGGCGAAGTACGCGTTGCGCAGGTCGGGGATCATCAGCGAGATGACGTTCGTCCGCCCCGACCGCAGGCTGCGCGCCGACAGGTTCGGGGAGTATCCGAGGGTGTCGATCGCATCGAGGACCTTCCGCCGGGTCTCCTCGCGCACGTACGGGTAGTCGTTGATGACGTTGGACACCGTCTTCACGGACACACCGGCGAGCCGGCTGACATCGTGCATCGTCGCAGCCATGAACCCCCTCTCGCGCCTCCCCTGACATTACAACGTTGAAAGCGGGCCTCGCGCGCGGTCGCGCGGCGCCGAGTGGTGACATCCTGTCCCTATTCGCGGGGGATTCGGGCATCTACCCACGAGTCGTTGACGCGGGGACGCGGCAGGGGGACCGCGCGGGCGCGAGTGGTGACATGATGTCGCCATTCGCGGGGATTCGGACATCTACTCACGAATCGATCGGGCGCTCGTGGCATGCGCGCGCTCACGACGCGCGCGCCTGCGCCGCCCGATCGCTGAGGTGCACGTTATTGCGCCCGACACGCCGCACCCCCGCACAACAACGTGCACTTCAGCGCCGCAGCGGCACAGGGATGCGGCCATGCTGCCGGCGCCCAGCCGTCAGCTCGCCGAGGGTGCACCTTGTTGCGGGC is drawn from Leifsonia shinshuensis and contains these coding sequences:
- a CDS encoding EscU/YscU/HrcU family type III secretion system export apparatus switch protein gives rise to the protein MSDAQERTEKATDKRMKEARSKGRLGKSTDLTAWVGVGAAAVMLPFTMQTGSTAAIDQLFSVRSVIESPDPAKALAALGDGLGSIMATIGPLLAVGALAVVGAAAVQGGIHFKKLEGKYEQFNLVQGIGRVFGMRALWEGAKTLLKSAVVAIGLFLVVQGLMPVLLTSGSMPLASLLSAASGGTAGLLQAAVGAGLVLAGLDVLVVMRRNRKHTRMSKQELRDENKNTEGDPLVRSQRRSRQLAMSRNRMIAAIGGADVVLVNPTHIAVAVKYEPGKSAPRVVAKGAGAIALRIREKAEEERVPIVKDIPLARALHAGCQIGDEIPVELYNSVARVLAFVMSLKQRGSAAGFHTMRPQLQGGLS
- a CDS encoding flagellar biosynthetic protein FliR, which translates into the protein MNIPIDLAAIEAIALASLRMVAFLVIAPPFSYNGFPAQVKGMLAIGLAVAVAPRVGAGYRSGDTGAFLLDMIRELAVGATLGFLVFLVFAAIQSAGSLIDLFGGFQLAQAFDPQSMINGAQFTRMFQLTALALLFASGGYQLIIGGLIRTFDAIPLATGLSMADPAKEMVTGVTQMFLAALQIAGPLIVVLFLADVGLGLLTRVAPALNAFSLGFPLKIMLTVVLSAIVFVALPGVVSGLTDTAVKIMLGVGR
- the fliQ gene encoding flagellar biosynthesis protein FliQ, giving the protein MNPNAVLDIAMQGLLVTAKLAAPIVITALVVGFAISLVQSITQIQEVTLSFVPKAAAVAVALIICGQWMISELVSFTHVLFEKLPQLLGHG
- the fliP gene encoding flagellar type III secretion system pore protein FliP (The bacterial flagellar biogenesis protein FliP forms a type III secretion system (T3SS)-type pore required for flagellar assembly.) — protein: MTAPGVSARAGRLPRLALAGVLVALIAVAIVLLGANAAHAVPTPVPTPSGPSGPSGGSGGLTLDINGPNGTPSAAILTLVGITVLSVAPALLLMMSSFTKIFVVLAITRNALALPSIPPNQVLAGLALFLSLFIMSPVLVDINNTAVQPYLAGHIDFTAATHAAEAPLRHFMASHTREEDIALMTRAAGRANPKDMSSVPLLTLIPAFMISELRAAFIIGFVIFVPFLVIDMVVSAALMSMGMMMLPPVMISLPFKILLFVLVDGWGLIITSLITSYGGGG
- the fliO gene encoding flagellar biosynthetic protein FliO translates to METLFIALRVLVVLGVIVALLWFVQRRVSKGRTTARRRRGNAVTVVGRQGIGAKASVVVVDVDGNRFVLGVTERQVSVLHTSDRPQDADVTPLKPVRDADAETHSDDEVLAATGTTSSTRTTTTTRQDADFLTAQGRASLFDEALKGSILSPATWRQASSAVRPKK
- a CDS encoding flagellar motor switch protein FliM, whose amino-acid sequence is MTTLQAPAPDAPEAPVYDFRRPTTLAREHSRVLELAFETFARQWGTQLTAKVRVLSQVECDSVQMQTYDEYAASLPATTAMVLCELEGIAPKAVIQFPTVAALSWVNAMLGGQGTPVDHERTFTQIEHALVRRLMDDALEDLRYSLGSILVAQIAVDAIQYNSQFAQAAATSELMIVAGFELRVGENVARATVALPAVAVLPQLGETNPTHSTENARELVDAQLARVPVDVSLRLTPATVRPSVVLGLSVGDLLPLPHPQHRPFDLTVGGQTVASAGLGSSGSRLACVIIDTED
- a CDS encoding flagellar FlbD family protein, whose product is MIVVTRLNDSQFAVNPDLIERIHASPDTTLVMVDGAKFIVTETLSEVIEKIAAYRARVIALAHDLPAAGPRPVPAPPLGLVTLTGLEDDDTVQAHPESRAVPLRARKK
- a CDS encoding MotA/TolQ/ExbB proton channel family protein, translating into MDPATIIGIVLAFGAVVAMVTMEGAHLSALLLPAPMVLVFGATIAVGIASGTIKDFLTAFKALPRALRGKVEPPQQVIDQVVGLAEKARASGLLAMEQEAEGVDDPFLKRALQNIADGTDGDELRVLLEDEIATRSKKDRVAAKFFSAMGGYAPTIGIIGTVVSLTHVLENLAEPGELGPLIASAFVATLWGLMSANFLWLPLGARLRRLSELDVERMTLLMEGVLAVQSGSQPRLLGERLRAMVPDGDADKPASKAAKASRGAKDPVEEAA
- a CDS encoding flagellar motor protein MotB, producing MSARRRKKHEEPEEHENEERWMASYMDMVTVLMCMFIVLFAMSTVDAKKFEQLKDSLATGFGQVKTQKIDTAAGVVVPPKHVDESGKSTDFALAQQEVQNLQRLKDQIQAALTHDGLQDAVELKIDSRGLTIGLVGNSTFFDSNRAELSPRAVAVLNDIGPVLAPASYDVSVEGHADLRQPGAPYPTNWELSAGRATSVLRHLVEVNGFPQARIAAVSFGSARPVDGFTGTTDNDLAQNRRVDVVVLSAQPDTIRKLIPQALQAPAPEPTTAPAASR
- a CDS encoding SDR family oxidoreductase; amino-acid sequence: MDLQISDRVVLVVGGTGFIGSAVVDRLRAEGATVVVASRNASADGVALDAADENSVRRGVDEVLKRHGRIDGLVVTAAPPAQTLDPARSSDPEQILSAVDGKALSFLRVARAVIPAMREAGFGRIVAISGQNAYISGNITAVVRNASTILIAKNLADELAGTGVAVNVINPGLVTETPSAEVAPGRGGESSPDQIADLVAFLTSPRSAVDGESIAVGHRMLGTTLL
- a CDS encoding alpha-N-arabinofuranosidase, which translates into the protein MSDTRIVIDRAARVAPLNRRIFGSFVEHLGRCVYDGIYEPGHPTANEDGFRLDVVDLVRELGSSTIRYPGGNFVSGFRWEDSVGPRDQRPVRRDLAWHSLESNQVGLDEFSRWLKLTGSELMLAVNLGTRGIQAALDLLEYANHPSGTALSDQRIANGTPEPHDIRMWCLGNEMDGPWQTGYMTADDYGKLAARTAAAMKMADKDLELVVCGSSGSGMPTFGDWERIVLEHSYEHVDFISAHAYYQERGGDLGSFLASSVDMQYFIDTVVSTADHVGNKLKSRKRIQISFDEWNIWYLDEHQASEEVNDEWRYAPRQLEDVYSVADAVVLGNLLITLLKNHDRVTSASLAQLVNVIAPIMTEPGGDAWRQTTFFPFSVTSRLARGEVLRPTISTGKYETAVYGEADLVDAVATVDETDGTAALFVVNRSTTETQTVSVDVRDLGVSAVREALSLWDDDVYAKNTMQDQNRVGLRPTPTASLADGILTLELPPVSWTAVSLG